A part of Aegilops tauschii subsp. strangulata cultivar AL8/78 chromosome 2, Aet v6.0, whole genome shotgun sequence genomic DNA contains:
- the LOC141040637 gene encoding uncharacterized protein — protein sequence MAEEPSTKRHCGETSDQSIKEEQSIKEDDVQVPGEKRDYTTKLDKVELHGKETLEVVCTSNPDTADEMLTRLFMKAVGMYPRFVGVDVEYTRDDEPPQYAAVLQLCVDELCLVYHIAAATKWPKCLKSFLQEKNLFTFVGFSIHNHKQMLKMSGLEINPEKYIDIQKNYRVPYAGRKKPYDSLADVAASVIHPFYQNMKKKINRTEDHKLWGISPLPDYLIEYAAKDAYATYKAWKIIDNIKSGVEISEAQEADPYYHCQYAA from the exons ATGGCGGAGGAGCCGTCTACCAAGCGTCACTGTGGCGAGACGTCCGACCAGAGCATCAAGGAAGAGCAGAGCATCAAGGAAGACGACGTTCAGGTCCCCGGTGAGAAGCGCGACTACACCACCAAACTTGACAAGGTGGAACTCCACGGCAAAGAGACGCTGGAGGTCGTCTGCACCAGCAATCCAGACACTGCCGACGAAATGCTCACGAGGCTCTTCATGAAAGCCGTCGGCATGTATCCTAGATTCGTCGGCGTTGATGTGGAGTATACCAGGGATGACGAACCTCCGCAGTACGCAGCAGTTCTGCAGTTATGCGTGGATGAACTCTGCCTGGTCTACCACATCGCTGCGGCCACAAAATG GCCCAAGTGCCTCAAGAGCTTCCTCCAGGAGAAGAACTTGTTCACCTTTGTCGGTTTCAGCATTCATAATCACAAACAGATGCTGAAGATGTCTGGTTTGGAGATCAACCCCGAAAAGTACATCGACATTCAGAAAAACTATAGAGTTCCATATGCCGGCAGAAAGAAGCCGTACGACTCCTTGGCTGATGTTGCAGCCAGCGTCATCCACCCATTTTACcaaaacatgaagaagaagatcaaCAGGACCGAAGACCATAAACTGTGGGGGATCAGCCCGCTGCCAGACTACCTCATCGAGTACGCAGCGAAGGATGCGTACGCCACCTACAAGGCTTGGAAGATAATAGACAACATCAAATCAGGTGTGGAAATTTCAGAAGCACAGGAGGCTGACCCCTACTACCACTGCCAATACGCGGCATGA